From Neospora caninum Liverpool complete genome, chromosome VIII, a single genomic window includes:
- a CDS encoding Microneme protein 5 (Precursor), related: protein MEALKTVLSRRIALPVVAAAVLLQDVAEAGQYAGLRSQLVNLHSFAETEATSSGCLEAGKEYVGFALAEFSNVSDADTCQKRCSQHSDCVFFTFVSSGNRCLLHSTKPTEVKNNSNATAGPKRCHVCVLDGFDFKGQPNLVENGQPGIKTLSACQKACAKESRCYGYLFAPRINKCHLKTTQQCVGALAPDANYMAGPKTCTDEHWCIMKDVDYPKNDLRKVKADTAAACQDACLNDEKCEYFSLEGPKKDCWLKAGAKVPSSKTKKASVFSGPKHCGLPTTCIKERTKYVDDTIVIYPKTEVGSFAACQLKCWKNNKCVFMHFNSSGCTLSGSSATEVADANSKAGDVTC from the coding sequence ATGGAAGCGCTGAAGACTGTACTGAGCCGGAGAATCGCACTCCCCGTCGTTGCTGCAGCGGTGTTGCTGCAGGATGTTGCTGAGGCAGGGCAGTACGCAGGGTTGCGAAGTCAGCTGGTCAACTTGCACTCTTTcgccgagacggaggcgaccAGCTCTGGTTGCCTTGAAGCAGGCAAAGAGTACGTTGGATTCGCCCTGGCTGAGTTCAGCAATGTGAGCGACGCCGACACCTGCCAGAAGAGGTGTAGTCAGCATTCCGACTGCGTTTTTTTCACATTCGTTTCTTCTGGGAATCGTTGCCTCCTCCATTCCACCAAGCCGACTGAGGTCAAGAATAATTCGAATGCGACTGCTGGCCCAAAACGATGCCATGTGTGCGTGCTGGATGGATTTGATTTTAAGGGTCAGCCAAACCTTGTGGAAAACGGCCAGCCCGGTATCAAGACACTCTCGGCTTGCCAGAAAGCCTGCGCAAAGGAGTCCCGATGTTACGGCTACCTGTTCGCGCCTCGAATAAATAAATGTCACTTAAAAACAACACAACAGTGTGTGGGTGCTCTCGCGCCGGATGCCAATTACATGGCAGGTCCAAAAACATGCACGGATGAGCACTGGTGCATAATGAAAGACGTTGACTATCCCAAAAATGACCTGCGCAAGGTCAAAGCTGACACCGCGGCAGCGTGCCAGGATGCGTGTCTGAATGACGAGAAATGTGAATATTTCTCATTAGAGGGCCCCAAGAAAGATTGCTGGTTGAAGGCTGGAGCCAAAGTCCCCTCatcaaagacgaaaaaagcaTCTGTATTTTCGGGACCAAAGCACTGCGGTCTGCCGACAACATGCATCAAGGAGCGGACCAAATATGTTGACGATACCATTGTGATCTATCCCAAGACGGAAGTGGGAAGTTTTGCTGCCTGCCAACTGAAGTGCTGGAAGAACAACAAGTGTGTCTTCATGCATTTCAACAGCAGCGGCTGTACGCTGTCCGGAAGTTCTGCAACCGAAGTGGCGGATGCGAACTCCAAAGCAGGGGATGTAACATGCTGA